DNA sequence from the Acidobacteriota bacterium genome:
AGCCCAAGCTCCTGCGGGTGCTGGAGACAGGGCGCGTCCGCAGGCTGGGGGGCAAGAAGGAGAAGAGCTTCGACGTGCGGCTCCTGGCCGCCACCAACCGTCCCGTCAAGAAAGTGCTCAAAGAGGGTCGTCTGCGCGAAGACCTCTTTTTCCGCATCAATGTCTTCAACGTCCATCTCCCTCCGCTTCGCAGGCGCAAAGGCGATATCGCGCTGCTGGCTCAGTTCTTCGTCCAGGGCTTCAACCGCAAACACGGCTTCCAGGTCGAAGGACTCGACGGCGACACCTTGCGCCGCTTGAAGCATCATGACTGGCCCGGCAACGTCAGGGAGCTGAAAAACGTCGTCGAAAGAGCCGTGGTCATGACCCGCCGCGGATTCATCCAGCCGTCACAACTCCCGCCCGCCTTGCGCGGAGCGCTCTCCTCCGGTCGGGACGAGAGCGAAGATGCGGCGGTCATTCCGGTGGGAACTACGCTGGCCGACGCAGAAAAGGAGGTCCTGCGCAAGACCTTGGCCAAGACGGGCGGCAACAAGAGCGAGACCGCCCGCATCTTGCAGGTCGACGTCAAGACCGTCCGCAGCAAGATCAAGAAATACGGCCTCTAGCGGCTCGTCATGGTGGAATTCCTGGCTAGGGAATCTCGCCCCCGTTCGGGGTCCCGCTCGAAGCTCCGCCGCCATCTCCCCTCCCTGAGCCGCACCTCACGGGCCCCCCGCGGCTAATCGCCCTAACGGGAGCTGTTTGGCATCGTCTTTGCATTTCTCTTGGTTGAAGGAAAATAAACATCTTAAAGGGAGATCAACAGCTATGACGACTATGACCAAGACCCCAGAGAGAACCCAAACCGCCACCCAGGCCAACCTGCGACCCCTGATCGACGGCCTCAATGAAGCCCTCAACCGCGAGGTGACGACTTTCTTGCGCTACATGCTGCAGGCATCCGTTTTGAAGGGAGTGGAATGGGCGCCTTTGCGCAGCCTCTATGAAGAGGAGGTCAGCGACGAAAGGGGCCACGCCCAGTACTTGGCCAACAAAATCGTCATGCTGGGCAGCAAGCCTCGACTTGACGTCGACGTCGCCGAAGTCAAGACTGATCCTCGTGCCATGATCGAATTCGACATCGAGCAGGAGCAGGAGGACGTCAAGGGCTACAAAAGGCTGGCCAAGTTGGCCGAGGAGTTAGGCTTTATCGAACTTCAACTCAAAATGGAAGACCTGGCCGCCGACGAGTCGCGCCACGCCGAAGAACTGCAGCGGCTGCTGGGATGACCGCTTCCACCCCCATCTGACCTGGGAGGGCGTTTGGCAACATTCATACGAGCACAACAACCTGGCCGGCGGCGGCCGCCTCCCGTGCGGCCCCCGCGGCCTGAGCCTCCCGAGGAGCCGCCGGAACCTCCCGGCTCTCCTCCGCGTAAGCCCCCGATAAAGAATCCCCCGGGGCCGCCCTCGCCCGGACATCCTCCGGGCGGGGACCGCCCCCCCATCAAGGAGCCTCCCGTTCAAGGGTGAATGAGGGGCATAGGCAGATCCTAACCTTGGTCTGCGGGCGAAACGATTATGGACTTTTCCAAGTTCCTGGTAGCGCCCGATTTGGAGCATGTGATTCAGATCGGGCTTGCTTACATTCTGGCTCTTCCGATCGGCTGGGACCGCGAAGAATCGGCTCGCGGAGTCGGCCTGCGCACCTTTCCCCTGGTGGCAGTGGCCAGTTGCGCCTTTGTCATTATCGGACAGGTGGCCTTGCAGGGCGGCGACGCCCAAGACAAGATCTTGGCCGGTTTGATGACCGGCATCGGCTTCATCGGAGGCGGTGCCATTCTGCGCAACGACAACAGCGTCGCCGGCACTTCCACCGCCGCCAGCATTTGGATCACGGGTGCCATCGGGGCTGCGGTGGCCTGGCATCTCTATCCCATCGCCGTCTTGCTGACGGCTCTCGATTTCCTGACGCTGCGCTATTTCGGCGGATTGAAGCAGAATATCGGGGAAAATGCCGAAGAAGAGCATGAGAGCAAATAGGAACGGTTCTCTCGTCAGGAGCGTTCAAGGCGAATAGAAGCCGCCCCGCTTCGTAGTAGAATAGCGCTTTGGAAATAATGTCCCTCGTCGCTTAGGAGAATGACATGAAGGACTTCTTGAAGAGTTTCTTCGCTACTTTGGCCGCGCTGGCGATCGTTGCCGGCGGAGCATTTTTTCTCTTGATGATCCTCATTGCCGCCGCTTCGTCGGGCGATGCGCCCAGCGTGCCCTCCAAGGCGGTCCTGGTGCTGGACTTGACCAAACCCATCTCGGACAAGCCTTACGTGGAAGATCCGGAACAGGTTTTCCGCCAAGCGCTGACGGGCGGGTCGCCACTTGAGTCGGTATCTCTGAAGACCATTCTGGACGCCTTGGATTCGGCGGCCGACGACGACCGCATCAAGGCCGTACTGGTTCGGGGACCGGCAGCCAGTCCGGGCTGGCTCTCGGGATGGGCCGCCCTCAAGGAGGTGCGCGAGGGATTGGAGCGCTTCAAGGAATCCGGCAAGGAAGTCCTGGCCTACGGGCGCATCTACAGCGAAGCCGACTACTATGTAGCCTCGGTTGCCAATTCCATCCAGATTCACCCGCTGGGGGGGCTGGAAATGAACGGGCTGGCCTCCGAACGCATGTTCTATGCCCGCGCCATGCAGAAGTACGGCGTGGAAATGCAGATTCTGCGGGTGGGCAAGTACAAGGCGGCCGTCGAGCCCTACATGCTGGAAAAGATGAGCCCCGAGAACCGGCGTCAGACCGAATTGCTGCTGGCGGACCTCTTCAATCCCTTTCTGGAGGGCGTAGCCGTCTCGCGCGGAATCGAGGTAGAGCGCCTCAACTCGCTGGCCGACGGAAAAGCCCTCTTCAAGGCTCAGGAAGCCGTGGAGTGCGGCCTGGCCGATGAAGTGACCCATTTCGATGCCGTCCGAAAGCACCTGCAGGACCTGACCGACACGGCGGACGAAGACAGCTTCGCCCACATCAGCATCTCCGATTATGCCGAGGCCGCGGTGACCCGGAGGGGAAGCGGCAATGACTACATCGCCGTGGTCTATGCTGAAGGCGAGATCGTGGACGGCGCCAGCAAGACTCAAGTGGGCGGCGACTCCCTGGCCAAGCTGCTGCGGCAGGCACGCGAGGATGAAGACGTCAAAGCCGTCGTCCTGCGCGTCAACAGTCCGGGAGGCAGCGCCATGGCATCCGAGGTCATTCAGCGCGAGACCCTTCTCATCAAGGAGGCCGGCAAACCCTTCGTGGTCTCCATGGGTACGGTGGCGGCTTCAGGCGGCTACTGGATTTCTGCTTACGCCGACGAGATCGTGGCCCAGCCCAATACCATCACCGGTTCCATCGGCGTCTTCGGCATGATTCCCAACGTGCAGAGGCTTTTCAACGATTTCGGCATTACTTTCGACACCGCCAAGACCAACCAGCATGCCGACTTGGGCAGCATTTTCCGACCGCTCAGCGAAGCCGAACGCGAAATACTGCAAGGATTCACCGATCAGGTTTACGACAAGTTCCTCAACAAGGTCGCCGAAGGCCGTAACATGACGGTGGAACAGGTTCACGAGATCGCTCAGGGCCGGGTCTGGTCAGGCCGGGAGGCCCAAAAGCTGGGCCTGGTCGACAGTCTGGGATCGTTGCAGGACGCGCTCGCCTCGGCCGCCCAGCGGGCGGAGCTGGGAGACCAGTACCGCCTGCGCTTCTACCAGAGGAAGAAAGACTTCGCCGAAACCTTGATGGAACTGCTTAGCGACCGGGAAGAAGACATCGCCACCCGGGGGCCCCTGGAATCTCAACTGGGCCGCGTCTACTCGGCGATTGAGAGGCTGCGCCATTTCAACGACCCCAACAACGTTTACGCCCGCCTCGAATTCGATCTTTCCATCCGCTGAGGAAAGCCTCTCTCAAAAGCCTCCGGGACCCCAGGCGGGTCCTTGAAGAGGCCGCCCGGATTTGCCCTCAGTCTTCGGCCTCGGGGTGAAGGACGGCTTGGCTGCGGGCCTCCTGCCGGTGCTGCACCACCACCGAAAGGCTGGCGCCGATCAAAATCACCAGCCAGGCGATGAAGATCCAGATAACCAGCAGCGCGACCGCCGCCAGTCCTCCGTAGATCTTGTTGTAATAATCGGTGGCCGCAGCCACCCAGGAGGTGTAAACGGAAAAACACCATCGGGCTACTTGAAGAGTGGTTGCCGTAAAGACCGCGGCGGCCAGGGCGGGAACAGCTTTCACGGAGCGGTCGGGCACCATCTTGTAGAGCAGATAAAGGATGCCCACGGTCAGGGCGTAAAGAATCAAACTCAGGACCGTTCCCCACCATCCCAGCGGAACCAAGCCCTTGAGGAAGAGGCCGCGCGAGGCGGCCACTCCCGCCGCCGCCAGCAGTGCCGGTCCCAGCACCAGGAACATCACGTAGACGGTGATTCGCCGCAGGATCGGGCGTCGCACCTTGATTCGCCAGACCTTGTTGAGAGCCGATTCCACGCTGGAAAACAGCGCCATGCTGGCCAATATGAGGCCCACGATGCTGCCGACGCCAAGCGCTCTGACCTCGATTTCACGGATCGACTCGGTCACGCGCGGCACCGTGTCGGCGGCCAAGTACTGAGTCAAGAAAGGTCGCAGCGTGTCGAAGAGGCTCTCCAAGCCGCCTACATACTCGAAGACCACGAATCCGAAGGCGATCAGCGGCAGAATGGAGAGGATGGTGATGTAGGAAAGGGAAGAGGCCATCATGGAAAGCTGCATTTTGGTGCAATGCCGATAGGTGGAAACGGCAATCCGGCGCAACTGATGCAGTTGCTCTCCGACTTCCTCCCTTAAGGTAAGCGGGCTTTCCTCCTCCTCTGCTTGCTCGTCGGCTCCTCCGCCTGGTCCCTCCTGCCGACGCTCTTCGACGTCTTCAGCGGCGACTTCCTTTTCGGCGGCACGTTCCTCGGCCGGTTGCTCCGGTCCTTCGGCTGGCGATTGTTGAGGGCTCTCAGCCGAGAGGTTTGATGCCTTGGGTACTCCGTTCATGGCGACACCTGGCTTTTCAGGCTGATCCTAACACACTCGACCTGAGATCGAATCGCCAAGGTGGCTGTCAATGCCATGAAATTTTCCCCTTTCTCGTTTTCACTTGGTAGGATCGACTTAGTGAAGAGCAAGGGTATCGGAGCGCCCAAAGGAGGACTTTGGGTCGCTCTCTTAGGAATCTTATTTTTGGGGGTCGCGCAGAGACCTCTCGAGGGGGGCGAGGGGGAGCTGTCTCAAACCTGGCGGTGGACTCGCTTTGGAGTCGAAAGCGGACTGCCTTCCGAGTCGATGGCTTCCCTGGTCGAGGGCGACGACGGCGTGCTCTGGGCCTTGGCTGACAGAGGCTTGGTCTACTACGACGACTTTGTTTGGAAGGCGGTCGAGGGCCTCGGACCCAAGTCCGGCAATTTGCCCCGAAGCATCGCTCCCGCCGCCGGCAGCGGGGTGCTGCTGGTCCAGGACGGTCAGCTTTTCCGCGTCGACCGCAGCGGTGCCGAGTATCTGGAGATCCTTTACGGCGACGCCGCTCTTGACGTCCTCTCAGCCGCCGCCTTGCCGTCTAACCGCATCCTGATCGCCGGGAGGGAAGGCTTTTTTCTGCTCGAAGAAGGCAGCCTCTCGCCGGTCGGGGCCTTGCCCGGCGGCGAACCCGGCAGGCGCTTGGCGGTGCGCAGCCACAGCGGTCGGGTTTGGGCCCTCGCCCAAGAGGGGCTGTTCCAACTGCAGGGACACGAGTGGCGCAAGGTGATTTCACGTCCTGTTTGCGCCGTCACCGACGACTTGAGCGGCGACCGCACCTTGGCTATGGGTTGCAGCCAGGGGCAGATTTGGACGTGGACGCGGATGGACCGTTCGCCGCGCCGCCTGGAGACGGAAGACAGAATCCCGCTGGCGGTCGATGTCTCGCCCCGGGGCGAGATTTTCGTCTCCTACAACGACGGGGGGTTGGGGATTTTCGACGGCCAAGCGTGGAGCCGGATCGACCCCGCCCCGGATGACCTTGTCAATCCGCGCTTCATGACCTTCCAGCGCAGCGGCAACCTCTGGATCGGTTCGCCCCAGGGATTGTCTTTGTGCCGCCTCTCCTCTGATCGCTGGACCAACTGGATGGATGAGGCGCCCGAGTATGACGGCAACATCAATGCCCTGTTGGTCGATGGCCAGGGCAATACCTGGATCGGAGGTTCACGCGGCTTGGCGGTGCAGCGCTCGACGGGCCGGGCGGAGGCTTTTCAGGAAGCCTTGGGACGCAGGCTGGGGAGCGTTACGGCCTTGGCGGAAGATTCCCGGGGCGGGATCTGGGTCGGTTCAGGAAGCGCTTTCTCCGGCGCCTTCCGCTACAGCCAGGCTGGCTGGGACCACTTCGGGCCCCAGCAGGGACTGGCCGCACCTCGGGTGCATCGGATCGTCCCCGACCAGCGAGGCGCCCTGTGGTTTCTAGGCCTGGGCTCCACCATCGGCGATGACGACCCGGGCGCCTTTCGCTGGGACGGTTCCCGATTCACCCGCTGGGACAAAGAGGCCGGCTTGGTCGACAACCGGGTCTACGCCTTCGCCGAAGGACCCGACGGCGCCTTCTGGTTCGCCACCGGAGGGGGCATCAGCCGCTTCCTCGGCGGCGCCTGG
Encoded proteins:
- the sppA gene encoding signal peptide peptidase SppA, with the protein product MKDFLKSFFATLAALAIVAGGAFFLLMILIAAASSGDAPSVPSKAVLVLDLTKPISDKPYVEDPEQVFRQALTGGSPLESVSLKTILDALDSAADDDRIKAVLVRGPAASPGWLSGWAALKEVREGLERFKESGKEVLAYGRIYSEADYYVASVANSIQIHPLGGLEMNGLASERMFYARAMQKYGVEMQILRVGKYKAAVEPYMLEKMSPENRRQTELLLADLFNPFLEGVAVSRGIEVERLNSLADGKALFKAQEAVECGLADEVTHFDAVRKHLQDLTDTADEDSFAHISISDYAEAAVTRRGSGNDYIAVVYAEGEIVDGASKTQVGGDSLAKLLRQAREDEDVKAVVLRVNSPGGSAMASEVIQRETLLIKEAGKPFVVSMGTVAASGGYWISAYADEIVAQPNTITGSIGVFGMIPNVQRLFNDFGITFDTAKTNQHADLGSIFRPLSEAEREILQGFTDQVYDKFLNKVAEGRNMTVEQVHEIAQGRVWSGREAQKLGLVDSLGSLQDALASAAQRAELGDQYRLRFYQRKKDFAETLMELLSDREEDIATRGPLESQLGRVYSAIERLRHFNDPNNVYARLEFDLSIR
- a CDS encoding ferritin-like domain-containing protein, with the protein product MTKTPERTQTATQANLRPLIDGLNEALNREVTTFLRYMLQASVLKGVEWAPLRSLYEEEVSDERGHAQYLANKIVMLGSKPRLDVDVAEVKTDPRAMIEFDIEQEQEDVKGYKRLAKLAEELGFIELQLKMEDLAADESRHAEELQRLLG
- a CDS encoding MgtC/SapB family protein; translation: MDFSKFLVAPDLEHVIQIGLAYILALPIGWDREESARGVGLRTFPLVAVASCAFVIIGQVALQGGDAQDKILAGLMTGIGFIGGGAILRNDNSVAGTSTAASIWITGAIGAAVAWHLYPIAVLLTALDFLTLRYFGGLKQNIGENAEEEHESK
- a CDS encoding YihY/virulence factor BrkB family protein — protein: MNGVPKASNLSAESPQQSPAEGPEQPAEERAAEKEVAAEDVEERRQEGPGGGADEQAEEEESPLTLREEVGEQLHQLRRIAVSTYRHCTKMQLSMMASSLSYITILSILPLIAFGFVVFEYVGGLESLFDTLRPFLTQYLAADTVPRVTESIREIEVRALGVGSIVGLILASMALFSSVESALNKVWRIKVRRPILRRITVYVMFLVLGPALLAAAGVAASRGLFLKGLVPLGWWGTVLSLILYALTVGILYLLYKMVPDRSVKAVPALAAAVFTATTLQVARWCFSVYTSWVAAATDYYNKIYGGLAAVALLVIWIFIAWLVILIGASLSVVVQHRQEARSQAVLHPEAED